DNA from Deltaproteobacteria bacterium:
GCAAACAGAGCGGGAGCACGTGCAGCAAGAATTAGCGGAATTCAGGCAGCAGCTCGAAGATGCCCGGAACAGGTTTACCGCGGCCTTTCAGGCCGAGCCGGAAACGCGCGAGACCATGCGTGCCAATGAAAAAAAACGCGTTCAGGCGGTAAACCGCCTGGCCCAGGTGGAAAGTGAAATCCGGGGGTTGTGCGAAAAGACCCTGCCGTTTGCCATCACCGGCAGGTTGTTCGAGCCCATGCGGCAGCAGATCGAATCCGAACGGGACTCCGTCGGCAGCGAGGCGATCAGGGAAAACGCCGCCTCCCTGGCCAAGCGGATCGTGCGGGTAGTGGAAGAGCCGGAGCCGATTTATCGGGAGACGCTGTCGCACGAAAAGATGGTTGAGCTGGAGCGGCGCATCTTCCGGTTGCTCAGGGAGGGCGATTCTCGAGGAGTGATGGCGCGGATACTGGATCTTTCCGATCGTGATGCGGCCCGGGTGCTCAACAAGATGGAAGCGTTGGAAAGTGGAGAGATATTTCTGCTCAGACCATTGCTGGAAGAGAAACGGGAGCTGGCCGCTCAGATCCGCAGGCTCGAAGGTTTGAGCCGGACCGGTCTGCTGTCCGAATCGGAGAAAGAGCTTTTCGAGCAGCTGCAGACTGAAATGGAGGGCTGTTCAACCCAGATCGGCCGCAAGACCGAACAATTGCGCCTTTTGGAAGAGGAAATTCTGTCCCTTGAAAAACGGATCACGGCCATTGAGCTGGAGATTGAAAAACTCTACGAAAAACACCACGTCTCCAGGGAAAGGGTCGAGTTTATCCAGGAATGCGACGCCATTGCCGGGGTGCTCAATCAATTCGTGGTGCGGTTGCGCAAAAACAAAGTCCATCTCCTGCAGGAAAAGACCTTTGAAATGTATCGCCAGCTTTCCAGCCGTAGCGGCTTGATCAAGGATATCATCATCGACGACAAGACCTACGAGATGCGCATCTCCGACCGCAACGGCCATGAAATTAAAAAATCCGGGCTTTCCGCTGGAGAAAAAGAAGTGTTTGCCGTCTCACTGCTGTGGGGCCTGGCCCAGACCAGTCAATTGAAGCTGCCCATCGTCATCGACACGCCCCTGTCCCGTCTGGACAGCACCCACCGCGATAACATCGTGAACAACTACTTTCCCAATGCAGGGGAACAGGTGATCATATTGTCTACTGACACTGAGATCGACAAGGACTACTATCGGATACTTAAAACCCGTCTGAGCGGAGCCGGGATTCTGGTGTTTGACCAGCAGCGGGAGCTGACGACATTTAAGGAAGGATACTTCTGGGAGAATTAAATTATGGCCGACCGACTGTACACATCCAATGAGGCGGATGAGGTGCTCAGCGCCCTGAGGTTCGAAACCAAGCTGGAAAAGGCGACCCTGGCCCGCATGGCTTTTGCCCTGTCCCTAGTCAAGGAGGGGCCGGATGTGGTTCAGAGCACCAGTTTCACCGGCGCTGAGATGAAGCGCCCCACATTTGTGGGCGAAGACGAAATCTTCATGCGGGCACTGATCTGCCATGTCTATAGCAGACGCGACATCGATGAAGACGGCTTCTTTTCCAACCGCTCTATCATAAAGAACCATATCGACAGCGGGGCCGAGATGCTGGGCCGCCTGTATCAGGAATGCGGCCGGGATGCGGACACTTTGCTGACACGTCTGGTTAACGAAGTGGAGTTCGGTGGACGTCGGGAAACCGCCGGGCATGGACTGGATATTTTCATCGGCCGGACCCTGTTGCAGCAGCATGAAATGATCATGGAACTTAACA
Protein-coding regions in this window:
- the dndD gene encoding DNA sulfur modification protein DndD; the protein is RLAADILYIKNEERKGFVEISDEDLDFKQSELKKERSKLTRRQTEREHVQQELAEFRQQLEDARNRFTAAFQAEPETRETMRANEKKRVQAVNRLAQVESEIRGLCEKTLPFAITGRLFEPMRQQIESERDSVGSEAIRENAASLAKRIVRVVEEPEPIYRETLSHEKMVELERRIFRLLREGDSRGVMARILDLSDRDAARVLNKMEALESGEIFLLRPLLEEKRELAAQIRRLEGLSRTGLLSESEKELFEQLQTEMEGCSTQIGRKTEQLRLLEEEILSLEKRITAIELEIEKLYEKHHVSRERVEFIQECDAIAGVLNQFVVRLRKNKVHLLQEKTFEMYRQLSSRSGLIKDIIIDDKTYEMRISDRNGHEIKKSGLSAGEKEVFAVSLLWGLAQTSQLKLPIVIDTPLSRLDSTHRDNIVNNYFPNAGEQVIILSTDTEIDKDYYRILKTRLSGAGILVFDQQRELTTFKEGYFWEN